In Streptomyces sp. TS71-3, the following proteins share a genomic window:
- the hemQ gene encoding hydrogen peroxide-dependent heme synthase — MSDAAPEARDSQAPERVPNAGKKAKDLNDTIRYTLWSVFRLREALPEDRAAHIAEAEELFDQLAAKDVTIRGTYDLSALRADADLMIWWHAETSEQLQEAYNLFRRTRLGRAMEPVWSNMALHRPAEFNRSHIPAFLADESPRAYVSVYPFVRSYEWYLLPDDERRTLLAEHGKMARGFPDVRANTVASFSLGDYEWILAFEADELHRIVDLMRHLRGSEARRHVREEIPFYTGRRKPIADLVAGLA; from the coding sequence ATGAGTGATGCCGCCCCAGAAGCCCGGGACTCCCAGGCCCCCGAGCGGGTCCCGAACGCCGGCAAGAAGGCCAAGGACCTGAACGACACCATCCGCTACACCCTGTGGTCCGTCTTCCGGCTCCGCGAGGCGCTGCCCGAGGACCGCGCGGCGCACATCGCCGAGGCCGAGGAGCTGTTCGACCAGCTCGCCGCCAAGGACGTCACCATCCGAGGCACCTACGACCTCTCGGCGCTGCGGGCCGACGCCGACCTCATGATCTGGTGGCACGCGGAGACCTCCGAGCAGCTCCAGGAGGCGTACAACCTCTTCCGCCGCACCCGCCTGGGCCGCGCCATGGAACCCGTCTGGTCGAACATGGCCCTGCACCGCCCCGCCGAGTTCAACCGCTCGCACATCCCGGCGTTCCTCGCGGACGAGTCGCCCCGCGCCTACGTCAGCGTCTACCCGTTCGTTCGCTCCTACGAGTGGTACCTGCTGCCCGACGACGAGCGGCGCACCCTGCTCGCCGAGCACGGCAAGATGGCCCGCGGCTTCCCGGACGTGCGCGCCAACACGGTCGCCTCGTTCTCGCTCGGCGACTACGAGTGGATCCTCGCCTTCGAGGCCGACGAGCTGCACCGCATCGTCGACCTGATGCGCCACCTGCGCGGCTCCGAGGCCCGCAGGCACGTACGCGAGGAGATCCCGTTCTACACGGGCCGCCGCAAGCCCATCGCCGACCTGGTGGCCGGGCTCGCCTGA
- a CDS encoding flavoprotein, which produces MRTLYLIACAAEPAQYVDEGVRQAQSAGWDVCVVLTPSAARWWQPRMTELVELTGHPVRSQYKLPWEPDVLPKADAMVVAPLSCTSLNKWGNGIADTLALGLASEAVNLGVPVAAVPYFNEAQAAQPAVRRSVEALRAQGVRYLDGSERPGGAGSAGAGEPPAGGMAFPWHLALAAVDGDRG; this is translated from the coding sequence ATGAGGACGCTGTATCTGATCGCCTGCGCTGCCGAGCCCGCCCAGTACGTCGACGAGGGGGTGCGGCAGGCGCAGTCCGCGGGGTGGGACGTGTGCGTGGTCCTGACGCCGTCGGCCGCCCGCTGGTGGCAGCCGCGGATGACGGAACTGGTGGAGCTGACGGGGCATCCGGTGCGCTCGCAGTACAAGCTGCCGTGGGAGCCGGACGTGCTTCCGAAGGCCGACGCGATGGTGGTGGCACCGCTGAGCTGCACCAGCCTCAACAAGTGGGGCAACGGCATCGCCGACACCCTGGCCCTGGGGCTCGCCTCGGAGGCCGTGAACCTGGGCGTCCCGGTCGCTGCGGTGCCCTACTTCAACGAGGCGCAGGCCGCGCAGCCGGCGGTGCGTCGCAGCGTCGAGGCCCTGCGTGCGCAGGGCGTGCGCTACCTCGACGGTTCCGAGCGCCCCGGAGGCGCCGGGAGCGCGGGTGCCGGCGAGCCGCCTGCGGGCGGCATGGCGTTCCCCTGGCACCTGGCGCTGGCCGCGGTGGACGGCGACAGGGGGTGA
- a CDS encoding DUF692 domain-containing protein yields the protein MERLGTGIGWRPEIAEAVERMPGIDWVEAVAENVCPGHLPDSLLRLRERGVTVVPHGVALGLGGAERPEPGRLADLAERAEALGSPLVTEHIAFVRAGGERTASPRLEAGHLLPVPRTRDALDVLCENVRIAQDALPVPLAVENIAALFSWPDEELTEGQFLYELVDRTGVRLLIDVANLHTNHVNRGEDPAKALDELPVEAIAYVHVAGGYERDGVWHDSHAHPVTRPVLDVLAELAARTTPPGVLLERDENFPAPAELEGELREIRETVAAARGGRHETKRTTVGGTAAPGEAAVTGGAAVGASAAGRAAAPAAATAPGTPAPAPAPSATSPGGPKPPDTRGTGAIPTAPDPARQRLALAQAALLSSLVARTPAPEGFDRARLAVQSRALARKRADVVAKVAPELPEILGDGYRAAFLAYADARPLTGGYRRDALDFAEHLLRAGLPKDSGAGGARRRLTAWWLERSGPEPPSSRPVARLVRAARVALQRV from the coding sequence ATGGAGCGACTGGGAACCGGGATCGGCTGGCGTCCGGAGATCGCCGAGGCGGTGGAGCGCATGCCCGGCATCGACTGGGTGGAGGCCGTCGCGGAGAACGTCTGCCCCGGCCACCTCCCCGACTCCCTGCTCCGGCTGCGCGAGCGCGGGGTGACCGTGGTCCCGCACGGCGTCGCCCTCGGCCTCGGCGGCGCCGAACGGCCGGAGCCCGGGCGGCTCGCCGACCTCGCGGAACGCGCGGAGGCCCTTGGATCACCGCTGGTCACCGAGCACATCGCCTTCGTCCGGGCGGGTGGCGAGCGGACCGCTTCGCCGCGTCTTGAGGCGGGCCACCTGCTGCCGGTGCCCCGGACCCGCGACGCCCTGGACGTGCTCTGCGAGAACGTCAGGATCGCCCAGGACGCGCTGCCGGTGCCGCTCGCGGTGGAGAACATCGCGGCGCTGTTCTCCTGGCCGGACGAGGAGCTGACGGAGGGCCAGTTCCTGTACGAGCTGGTGGACCGGACCGGCGTGCGGCTGCTGATCGACGTGGCCAATCTGCACACCAACCACGTGAACCGCGGTGAGGACCCCGCGAAGGCGCTGGACGAGCTGCCCGTGGAGGCCATCGCGTACGTGCACGTGGCGGGCGGCTACGAGCGGGACGGCGTCTGGCACGACAGCCACGCGCACCCCGTCACCCGCCCGGTGCTCGACGTCCTCGCCGAGCTGGCCGCGCGGACCACCCCGCCGGGCGTCCTCCTGGAGCGGGACGAGAACTTCCCGGCCCCGGCCGAGCTCGAGGGCGAACTCCGCGAGATCCGCGAGACGGTCGCGGCGGCACGCGGCGGCCGGCACGAGACCAAGAGGACCACCGTGGGGGGAACGGCCGCACCGGGGGAAGCGGCCGTCACGGGGGGCGCGGCGGTGGGGGCTTCGGCGGCCGGCAGGGCCGCGGCTCCCGCCGCCGCGACGGCGCCCGGCACACCGGCACCCGCCCCGGCACCGTCCGCCACCTCACCGGGCGGCCCGAAGCCCCCTGACACCCGAGGTACCGGGGCCATCCCAACCGCCCCCGACCCCGCGCGTCAGCGCCTCGCCCTCGCGCAGGCCGCGCTGCTCTCCTCGCTGGTGGCGCGGACGCCCGCGCCGGAGGGCTTCGACCGGGCCCGGCTCGCCGTGCAGAGCCGTGCGCTGGCCCGCAAGCGCGCGGACGTCGTGGCGAAGGTCGCGCCCGAGCTCCCGGAGATCCTGGGCGACGGCTACCGTGCCGCCTTCCTCGCGTACGCCGACGCCCGGCCGCTCACCGGCGGCTACCGCCGGGACGCGCTCGACTTCGCCGAGCACCTGCTCCGCGCCGGGCTCCCCAAGGACTCCGGGGCCGGCGGGGCCCGGCGGCGGCTGACGGCCTGGTGGCTGGAGCGATCGGGCCCCGAGCCGCCGTCCAGCCGCCCGGTCGCCCGGCTGGTGCGGGCTGCCCGGGTGGCGCTGCAACGGGTGTGA
- a CDS encoding FAD-dependent oxidoreductase, with amino-acid sequence MSAPKQRERLVVIGGDAAGMSAASQARRMRASDEMEIIAFERGGFTSFSACGIPYWVGGTVDEMDRLVARSPEEHRTRGIDVRTRTEVTDVDVAGGRVRSRDLDSGAEAWTGYDRLVIATGARPLRPPLPGIDAPGVHGVQTLDDGKALLDTLRGARGRRAVVVGAGYIGLEMAEAMLHRGYEVTVVNAGRAPMSTLDPDMGRLVHDAMTGMGITVVNGTAATAILTGADGRARAVVTDDAEYPADVVILGIGVRPETALAGEAGLPLGEHGGLLTDLSMRVRGHENIWAGGDCVEVLDLVSGSLRHVALGTHANKQGQIIGTNIGGGYATFPGVVGTAVSKVCDLEVARTGLREKDALAAGRQYVTATIESTSRAGYYPGAGQMTVKMIAERRTGRLLGVQIIGREGAAKRVDVAAVALTAGLTVEQMVNLDLGYAPPFSPVWDPVLVAARKAFRAVQAGTRA; translated from the coding sequence ATGAGCGCACCCAAGCAGCGAGAGCGTCTGGTGGTCATCGGCGGCGACGCGGCGGGCATGTCCGCCGCGTCGCAGGCGCGCCGGATGCGGGCATCGGACGAGATGGAGATCATCGCCTTCGAGAGGGGCGGGTTCACGTCGTTCTCCGCCTGCGGCATCCCCTACTGGGTCGGCGGCACGGTCGACGAGATGGACCGGCTCGTCGCCCGCTCGCCGGAGGAGCACCGCACCCGCGGGATAGACGTCCGCACGCGCACGGAGGTGACCGACGTCGACGTGGCCGGCGGACGGGTGCGCAGCCGCGACCTCGACTCGGGTGCCGAGGCGTGGACCGGCTACGACCGGCTGGTCATCGCCACCGGCGCCCGGCCGCTGCGCCCGCCGCTGCCCGGGATCGACGCGCCCGGGGTGCACGGCGTGCAGACCCTGGACGACGGCAAGGCCCTGCTGGACACGCTGCGCGGTGCGCGGGGCCGGCGTGCGGTGGTGGTGGGCGCCGGGTACATCGGCCTGGAGATGGCCGAGGCGATGCTGCACCGCGGCTACGAGGTGACCGTCGTCAACGCGGGCAGGGCCCCGATGTCGACCCTGGACCCGGACATGGGGCGCCTGGTGCACGACGCCATGACCGGCATGGGCATCACGGTCGTGAACGGCACCGCGGCCACCGCCATCCTGACCGGCGCGGACGGCCGGGCCCGCGCGGTGGTCACCGACGACGCCGAGTACCCGGCGGACGTGGTGATCCTCGGCATCGGCGTACGGCCCGAGACGGCCCTCGCCGGGGAGGCCGGGCTGCCGCTCGGCGAGCACGGGGGGCTGCTGACGGACCTGTCGATGCGGGTGCGCGGGCACGAGAACATCTGGGCGGGCGGCGACTGCGTGGAGGTCCTGGACCTGGTGTCGGGCAGCTTGCGCCATGTCGCGCTGGGCACCCACGCCAACAAGCAGGGCCAGATCATCGGCACCAACATCGGCGGTGGCTACGCGACGTTCCCCGGGGTCGTCGGAACCGCCGTCAGCAAGGTCTGCGACCTGGAGGTCGCCCGGACGGGGCTGCGCGAGAAGGACGCGCTGGCGGCCGGGCGCCAGTACGTGACGGCGACCATCGAGTCGACGTCCCGCGCCGGCTACTACCCGGGTGCCGGCCAGATGACGGTGAAGATGATCGCCGAGCGCCGCACCGGGCGGCTGCTCGGCGTCCAGATCATCGGCCGTGAGGGCGCGGCGAAGCGGGTGGACGTGGCGGCGGTCGCCCTGACCGCGGGCCTCACCGTCGAGCAG
- the hemG gene encoding protoporphyrinogen oxidase: MGGADGSAGLGVETAAGFGGRRVVVIGGGIAGLAAAHRLLVGGASVTLLEASPRLGGKLLVGELAGVRVDLGAESMLARRPEAVALAREAGLGDRLQPPATATAALWTRGALRPMPKGHVMGVPADAAALAGVLSEEGLRRIEEDRRLPRTEVGDDVAVGEYVAKRLGREVVDRLVEPLLGGVYAGDAYRISMRAAVPQLFEAARTHTSLTEGVREIQSRAAGRQQPGPVFMGIEGGVGSLPGAVADAIRARGGEILTDSPVTALRRVPSGEAEAGQPRGRWRISVGGLSGGTAPGASARTLDADAVVLALPAPAAARLLESESPAAAAELSGIEYASMALVTLAYRRREAELPAGSGFLVPPVDGRTIKASTFSGQKWSWAAEEDPGLLVLRTSVGRHGEEEVLQRPDADLVAASRGDLAEATGLAATPVASAVTRWHEGLPQYPVGHQARVSRIRDHVAKLPGLAVCGAAYDGVGIPACIASAQAAVAHLAGDWVGMAELTRNPVQSLHGGAGE; encoded by the coding sequence ATGGGTGGAGCAGACGGCTCAGCGGGGCTGGGCGTGGAGACGGCGGCGGGCTTCGGCGGTCGCCGTGTCGTGGTGATCGGAGGCGGCATCGCCGGTCTTGCGGCGGCGCACCGCCTGCTGGTCGGGGGCGCGTCGGTGACGCTGCTGGAGGCCTCGCCGAGGCTGGGCGGCAAGCTGCTCGTCGGCGAGCTGGCGGGCGTCCGGGTGGACCTGGGAGCGGAGTCGATGCTCGCGAGGCGGCCCGAAGCGGTCGCGCTGGCCAGGGAGGCCGGCCTCGGCGACCGGCTCCAGCCGCCCGCCACGGCCACCGCCGCGCTCTGGACCCGCGGCGCGCTGCGGCCGATGCCCAAGGGCCACGTGATGGGCGTTCCCGCGGACGCCGCGGCCCTCGCGGGCGTGCTCTCCGAGGAGGGGCTGCGCCGCATCGAGGAGGACCGCCGCCTGCCCCGCACGGAGGTCGGCGACGACGTCGCCGTGGGGGAGTACGTCGCGAAGCGGCTCGGCCGGGAGGTAGTCGACCGCCTGGTGGAGCCCCTCCTCGGCGGTGTCTACGCGGGAGACGCCTACCGCATCTCGATGCGCGCCGCCGTCCCCCAGCTCTTCGAGGCCGCCCGCACCCACACGTCGCTCACGGAGGGCGTGCGCGAGATCCAGAGCCGTGCGGCAGGGCGGCAGCAGCCGGGCCCGGTCTTCATGGGCATCGAGGGCGGCGTGGGCAGCCTGCCGGGGGCGGTCGCGGACGCGATCCGGGCACGTGGGGGCGAGATCCTGACGGACTCGCCGGTCACCGCCCTGCGCAGGGTGCCCTCCGGCGAGGCGGAGGCGGGGCAGCCCCGGGGCCGGTGGCGGATCAGCGTCGGCGGGCTCTCGGGAGGGACCGCTCCGGGCGCTTCCGCCCGCACCCTCGACGCCGACGCGGTCGTCCTCGCCCTTCCGGCCCCCGCAGCCGCCCGCCTGCTGGAGTCCGAGTCCCCGGCGGCGGCCGCGGAGCTGAGCGGCATCGAGTACGCGTCGATGGCCCTGGTGACGCTCGCCTATCGGCGCCGGGAGGCCGAGCTGCCCGCCGGCAGCGGCTTCCTGGTGCCGCCGGTCGACGGGCGCACCATCAAGGCGTCCACGTTCTCCGGCCAGAAGTGGTCGTGGGCCGCCGAGGAGGACCCCGGACTGCTGGTGCTGCGCACCTCGGTGGGCCGGCACGGCGAGGAGGAGGTCCTCCAGCGCCCGGACGCCGACCTGGTGGCCGCCTCGCGCGGCGACCTGGCGGAGGCGACGGGCCTCGCCGCCACCCCCGTCGCGTCCGCCGTCACCCGCTGGCACGAGGGCCTGCCGCAGTACCCGGTGGGCCACCAGGCGCGCGTCTCCCGTATCCGCGACCACGTGGCGAAGCTCCCGGGCCTCGCGGTGTGCGGCGCGGCCTACGACGGCGTCGGGATACCCGCCTGCATCGCCTCCGCCCAGGCCGCCGTGGCCCACCTCGCGGGTGACTGGGTCGGCATGGCCGAGCTCACCCGGAACCCGGTGCAGAGCCTGCACGGCGGAGCGGGAGAATAG
- a CDS encoding DUF4349 domain-containing protein, with protein sequence MYTSHSSDTAPARHRASGPGPAVRALAALLLASSLAVAGCGASRDSGSDSAAARPGTQQKADGKAPAAGPDGAPAGPATGTEGAGGAAGAALGAGGDGSQGTPAAGAKRGSDKGTPSLSGVHIVRTASLTVRVKDVPKAVDEARASVTGAGGYVGSESTDRDTHGRERSRLVLRVPQEHYDEVLAALSGTGTLVSRSVEAEDVTDEVVDVDSRVSSQRASVARVRGLMDQATDLSDIVSPEGELSSRQADLESLLARQAALKDRTSLATVTLSLSSTASAKQPAPPAHGGTGFLDALEGGWHGLLTVLRWLAVVVGAVLPFAVPLALLLLLWTRVIRPRRARLFGPWRPQLAGARPPGDGNGSEQGGGDGHATAP encoded by the coding sequence ATGTACACGTCCCACTCATCCGACACGGCACCCGCGCGTCACCGTGCGTCCGGCCCGGGCCCGGCCGTGAGGGCGCTCGCCGCCCTGCTGCTCGCATCCTCGCTGGCCGTCGCCGGCTGCGGAGCGTCCAGGGACAGCGGCTCCGACAGCGCGGCGGCGCGGCCGGGCACCCAGCAGAAGGCCGACGGCAAGGCACCGGCCGCGGGCCCTGACGGCGCGCCCGCGGGTCCCGCGACCGGGACGGAGGGCGCGGGCGGCGCCGCCGGAGCCGCGCTTGGCGCCGGCGGCGACGGTTCCCAGGGGACCCCCGCCGCCGGCGCCAAGCGCGGCTCCGACAAGGGAACGCCCTCGCTCTCCGGTGTCCACATCGTCCGCACCGCCTCGCTCACCGTCCGCGTCAAGGACGTCCCGAAGGCCGTCGACGAGGCCCGTGCGTCGGTCACCGGCGCGGGCGGGTACGTCGGTTCCGAGTCGACCGACCGCGACACGCACGGGCGTGAGCGCTCCCGCCTGGTGCTGCGGGTGCCGCAGGAGCACTACGACGAGGTGCTCGCGGCGCTCTCGGGCACCGGCACGCTCGTCTCCCGCTCGGTCGAGGCCGAGGACGTCACGGACGAGGTGGTGGACGTCGACAGCCGCGTCTCCTCGCAGCGGGCGAGCGTGGCGAGGGTGCGGGGGCTGATGGACCAGGCCACGGACCTGAGCGACATCGTCTCGCCGGAGGGCGAGCTGAGCTCCCGCCAGGCCGACCTGGAGTCCCTGCTGGCCAGGCAGGCGGCGCTGAAGGACCGCACCTCCCTGGCCACCGTCACGCTCTCCCTCTCCTCGACCGCGTCCGCGAAGCAGCCCGCGCCCCCCGCGCACGGCGGCACGGGCTTCCTGGACGCCCTCGAAGGCGGCTGGCACGGCCTGCTCACCGTGCTGCGCTGGCTGGCGGTGGTGGTCGGTGCGGTCCTGCCGTTCGCGGTGCCGCTGGCGTTGCTGCTCCTGCTGTGGACAAGGGTGATCCGCCCGCGGCGCGCACGGCTGTTCGGGCCCTGGCGGCCGCAGCTCGCGGGCGCCCGGCCCCCCGGGGACGGGAACGGCTCCGAGCAGGGCGGGGGCGACGGGCATGCCACGGCACCGTGA